The nucleotide window GAATTCTTCGCTTACTTGTTCTACATTAAAGGGACGAACTTGTCCAGTGACTTGTATATCTATTTGCTCTCTCGGTAAAAGAGGAATCGGTTTTCCTGATACGTTAATCACTAAAAAATTTTTTTTTCCTGTCCATTCATCATTATGAATGATAAAGGTTGGATTATTAATCGCTTCTATTTCTCCCCTAAGAGTAATTGCTTGGCCGATGAGTTGCTCCGGATTACTTAAGAGTTGTTTTTCAGAAATATTATCATCAATAGTCTGAGCTTTAAGCGACGGGAGTAGGGGATAAAAAAAAGAAACCATCAAGGCTAATATTAAGCCTAATCTGTTGGCTTGTTTTTGCCAATAATTGGGGCTGTATTTAAAATTATTCATGTTTAATAAGGAGAATTTGATTTTAAAAAAATTATTGTGATGGATCTTGTTTAGGTTGAAAATCTTTACAGTCAGAAGCTTCTTTAGTTAATGCGGTAACTGGATTTACAGCACATTTAATATAAGGGTTTTGATTAAAGTATTGACACTGATAACAAGGGAGAGCAGAAGATTGGGGAGAGGTTTCTTTTTTGATCGGTATATATTTTTTTCTAATCTCAAATACAAAAGCGACAATGAGCAACAGAGGAATTGTTATTAAAATCCAATAATTAGCATCAATATTGGCTTGATTATCTAAAGGAGAGTAATCTAAAGGATCATGAGGAAAAGGTTGGGTTGTTTCTGTTGTAGAAGAGTGCAGTGGATGTTGTTGAGCCAATAACATAAATTTCGGTGAAGTCATCTTAAAATTCTCCTTAATTTTTATAGTTATTTATCATGTTTATCTTAATAGTTATCATTCACCAATAATGGGAAACCTAAAGGCTAAGTTAACTTAATTAAATTTAAATCTCTATGATTTTAACTTACGGTGGGAAGCCTTGCTATACTTCTATCTTAAAGAAGATATTGAGTTTTATAGGGGTCTATCTAGATAAATAAATTCATTTTTAACATTTTGATTCACTTGGCAGGGTCAACCAATTGAGAATGTTTATTGACTTATTTCTATCAATTTTTTCTTAACCTTTCTCGACAGAAAAAATGAGAAAATCTCTAGTATCATTCGTAATAATTCTCAAGTAAAAAATTAATCTTCTTAATTTGTAAATTTTTTACCTAAAACGAGAATCTATTTGTTCTTAATAGCAAAACTACTGCTAAAATACAGGGCAACTAGAGTTTAAAAAAACTTGATATTGTTATCGTCCCGTAGTAAATGATATCCGGACTCTTGATAATTGCATCAGTCTTAAGATAGATTAAGAATAACTCCTATTTCAGTCTGGGAATTTGTACTCTGTGCTGAAATCGTTTATTAGATGAGTAATCCCTTAGCTATTAGTAATTTAGTATTGAGCCGAGCCACCTTGCTCCTAGCACAGGAAACCAACTAATGACTAAAAACTAATGACTAATGGCTAAAATTAATCTATTTTTTAGTTATAACCTATGATATCTTCAAACTTTTGCAGTTGGTTTCAGGATCTTATTAAGATCAAAAATAAAAAGTTTTGGATAAAAACTTTACCTCCTGTTCTTATCTTTGCTAGTATAGGGGGAATTAGTTCGGTTTTAGTGTTTTGGGACGTTCCCATACCCTTTCAAGCCATCGGGGATATTACTGCTAACGTTGCCTGTAATTTGGTTTTAGGGTTATTGCTCGTTTTTCGGACAAATACGGCTTATGACCGTTTTTGGCAAGGACGCGCCGCTTGGGGAACTATCACGGTTAGTATTCGCAACCTCGTCCGAGAAATTCAAATCGGAATTATAGAAGACCTTGAAGAAAAACAACAGGAAAAAATTACAGTCTTAAAACTTTTGGGGTCTTTTGTGATTGCAACCAAACTTCATTTACGACAAACAAAACTCACAGATGAACTCGATCGATGGATTGATCCCCATTATATCATCTCTCTCAAACAAGCAACCATTCCTCCGTTAGAAATTACTTTTTGGCTCAGTGCTTATATTCAACAAGCCTATCAACGACAGAAAATTGATTCTCATCAACAAGTGATGATGATTAATTTAATTAACGAATTGGTTGCAGGGTTAAGCAGTTGCGATCGCATACGAACCACTCCCGCTCCTTTATCTTATCGGAAATTTCTCAAAAAATTACTCTTCGTCTATTGTAGTCTTTTATCCTTTAGTCTGGTAGATATCATTCATGGGTGGACTGGATTAAGTGTAGCCATTATTAGTTTATTTTTGCTCGGAGTAGAAGAAATAGCCAATCAAATTGAAAATCCTTTTGGACATGATGAATCAGATTTACCCCTTGATGAAATTTGTCAAACTATTCTCGATAATGTTGAAAGTGCCATCGCTTTTGGCAATAATTTTAGGGAACAGAATACAGGACAGAGGGAACAGGAAACAGAAAACGGGGAACAGGAAATACAATTAAGTAGAGTTCATTAAGAAAGAGAAACGGGATAGATTTGATTAATTAAAGGCTTAATTAAATGTCTCTATCCTTAGATAGAATGATCAAAAACTTGAGGCAATTACCTAGACAGATAAAGAAATAATTGCGAAAATTAAGCATATAACCAAGAGATAAGATAATTTAGGACAAAATCCTAGGAGTTTTAATAGGGAGATGCAAAAATCTAAACTCAAAAGGAAACGAGGAGTAATTCTCACCCCCACCGGACTCAAACGGTTACAGGCAGCAATTTTAGCTCAAGAGATAACCGAAAACTATGGTCAGCACTTTACGGTGGAAGAACTCAGCCATCGCATTAGTGTTTCTCCTAAAACCCTCAGTCGCTTATGGTCTCTCAATGTCAGTGTGGATAAAAAAACCCTTAAACTGTGTTTTAGTGCCTTTAACTTAAAATTAACAGAAGAAGATTATACAATCGGGGATGAAACCGATGACATTTCCGACCCAAATTTAGACAGTATCGAGATAGATTCGAGTCAAGAAACGAACTCTCAAAACTCATCTTTTTCCAGTCAAAGTGATAAACCGGTCTGTCTTTGTTCCTTTCCTGACGGGCCGGTTCCTGTTGATTCTCCGTTTTATATCGAACGTCCACCCATTGAACAACTCGCCTATCAAGAAATTACTCAACCCGGTTGTGTCCTTCGGATTCGCAGCCCCAGAGAAATGGGAAAAACCTCTTTGGTTCTGCGAGTCTTAGCCTTTGCCGAGGAACTGAATTACCATAAAGTCATTATAAATTGTCTTCAAATTGATTCGGATAGTTTGAAAGATTTAAATAAATTTTTGCGCTGTTTTTGTACTCGCGTCGCTCAAGCGTTAAACATTGACCCCAAATTAGATGAAATTTGGGACGAGGAAATCGGCAGTAAACTCAGTTGCAGTTTTTACTTTAAATCTTATTTACTCAAGCAGATTAATCATCCCATTGTTTTAGTATTAGAACAAATCGATCGCTTTTTTGAATATCCTCAATTAGCACAAGAATTTTTTCCTTTATTACGGTCATGGTATGAAGAAGCGCGACGAGATACGGATTGGCAAAAGCTCAGATTAATTGTAGTTTACTCAACAGAAGCTTATGTCACTTTAGACCTTAATCGTTCTCCCTTTAATGTCGGTGTTCCCTTACGTCTGCCAGAATTTACCGAACAACAAGTCGAAGATTTAGCGCAACGATATGGACTCAATTGGGTTAAAGGAAAAGAATCGTCTCAATTGATGTCATTGGTCGGAGGACATCCCTCCCTAATTCGCATTGCTTTGTATCATTTAACTTGTCAAAATATGTCCCTGACCACTTTGATTCAAGAAGCCCTTACTAATGGGGGCATTTATCGTTATCATTTATGGCGACATTGGGTAAAACTGCAAGAAAATAACCATTTAGCCCAAGTTTATGGTAAAGTAGTGAGGGCAGATCGCAGTATTTCCCTTGATCCGGTTGAAACTTACCAACTCGAAAGCTTAGGAGTGATCGCTTATGAGGGCGATCGGGTTATTCCCCGTTGCGAACTCTATCGCATTCATTTTAAAAAACAATTATCAACAACCCTAGAGACAAATTCCATTTTTCTCTAGCACCTTTAACTCAATTTAAGTTTTAAGTTCCCTGTTCCTAAATCCTATTTTCGAGTCATTTCTAATACTATGAGAT belongs to Gloeothece citriformis PCC 7424 and includes:
- a CDS encoding AAA-like domain-containing protein, producing MQKSKLKRKRGVILTPTGLKRLQAAILAQEITENYGQHFTVEELSHRISVSPKTLSRLWSLNVSVDKKTLKLCFSAFNLKLTEEDYTIGDETDDISDPNLDSIEIDSSQETNSQNSSFSSQSDKPVCLCSFPDGPVPVDSPFYIERPPIEQLAYQEITQPGCVLRIRSPREMGKTSLVLRVLAFAEELNYHKVIINCLQIDSDSLKDLNKFLRCFCTRVAQALNIDPKLDEIWDEEIGSKLSCSFYFKSYLLKQINHPIVLVLEQIDRFFEYPQLAQEFFPLLRSWYEEARRDTDWQKLRLIVVYSTEAYVTLDLNRSPFNVGVPLRLPEFTEQQVEDLAQRYGLNWVKGKESSQLMSLVGGHPSLIRIALYHLTCQNMSLTTLIQEALTNGGIYRYHLWRHWVKLQENNHLAQVYGKVVRADRSISLDPVETYQLESLGVIAYEGDRVIPRCELYRIHFKKQLSTTLETNSIFL
- a CDS encoding bestrophin family protein, which gives rise to MISSNFCSWFQDLIKIKNKKFWIKTLPPVLIFASIGGISSVLVFWDVPIPFQAIGDITANVACNLVLGLLLVFRTNTAYDRFWQGRAAWGTITVSIRNLVREIQIGIIEDLEEKQQEKITVLKLLGSFVIATKLHLRQTKLTDELDRWIDPHYIISLKQATIPPLEITFWLSAYIQQAYQRQKIDSHQQVMMINLINELVAGLSSCDRIRTTPAPLSYRKFLKKLLFVYCSLLSFSLVDIIHGWTGLSVAIISLFLLGVEEIANQIENPFGHDESDLPLDEICQTILDNVESAIAFGNNFREQNTGQREQETENGEQEIQLSRVH